One window of Alphaproteobacteria bacterium genomic DNA carries:
- the fabD gene encoding ACP S-malonyltransferase: MTKAFIFPGQGSQAVGMGLALSEAFESARLVFEEVNDALGQNLSRIMFEGPDDELRLTENAQPALMAVSMAVLRVLSQDGKVTVGDKASFVAGHSLGEYTALAAAGSLGLVDAARLLKLRGQAMQKAVPVGEGAMTALLGLDLESAIAVAKAAAEGEVCDPANDNAPGQVVLSGATAAIERAMKLAPEMGARRALPLPVSAPFHCAMMAPAAEAMAEALEGTAIETPVVSVVANVTASAVNDPPVIRRLLVEQVTGMVRWRESVLYMKAQGVDTLIELGAGKVLTGLTKRIDRDLTGRSVEGPADIEALLKDL; the protein is encoded by the coding sequence ATGACAAAAGCATTCATTTTTCCGGGCCAGGGCTCGCAAGCTGTCGGGATGGGTCTGGCGCTGTCGGAAGCTTTCGAATCCGCCAGGCTGGTGTTCGAGGAAGTCAACGACGCCTTGGGCCAGAATCTCTCGCGTATCATGTTCGAAGGACCGGACGACGAATTGCGCCTGACCGAAAATGCCCAGCCGGCGCTGATGGCCGTCAGCATGGCTGTGCTGCGGGTCCTCAGCCAGGACGGAAAGGTCACCGTCGGCGACAAGGCATCCTTCGTCGCGGGCCATTCCCTGGGCGAATATACGGCGCTAGCCGCGGCCGGATCGCTCGGGCTGGTCGATGCCGCCCGATTGCTGAAACTCCGCGGCCAGGCGATGCAGAAGGCGGTGCCCGTCGGCGAAGGCGCCATGACGGCGTTGCTCGGCCTCGATCTCGAATCGGCCATTGCCGTGGCCAAAGCCGCGGCCGAAGGCGAAGTCTGCGATCCGGCGAACGACAATGCGCCGGGACAGGTCGTGCTCAGCGGCGCAACCGCCGCCATCGAACGCGCCATGAAACTGGCGCCGGAGATGGGCGCCCGGCGCGCCCTGCCCCTGCCGGTCAGCGCGCCGTTCCATTGCGCCATGATGGCGCCGGCCGCCGAAGCCATGGCCGAGGCGCTGGAGGGCACGGCGATCGAGACTCCCGTGGTTTCCGTCGTCGCCAATGTCACCGCGAGCGCCGTGAACGATCCGCCGGTGATTCGCCGCCTGCTCGTCGAACAGGTGACGGGCATGGTGCGCTGGCGCGAAAGCGTGCTTTACATGAAGGCGCAGGGGGTCGATACCCTGATCGAACTGGGCGCCGGCAAGGTGCTGACCGGCCTCACGAAGCGGATCGACCGCGATCTGACGGGCCGCTCGGTCGAGGGACCGGCCGATATCGAAGCCCTGCTGAAAGACCTGTAG
- a CDS encoding SDR family oxidoreductase: MTGRLAGKKALLTAAAQGIGQASARAFAAEGADVLATDINAGALAELNGLDGITTRILDVTDADAITALAAEYGAPDILFNVAGIVPHGTILECGDAEWNASFDINVRAAYRMIRAFLPAMLENGGGSIINMSSVCSSLKGLPNRFAYGATKAAVIGLTKSVAADYIRRGIRCNAICPGTIQTPSLDDRINAFDDPEAARKDFVARQPLGRLGTAAEIAAMAVYLAGDESRYTTGTAMIVDGGLTL; this comes from the coding sequence ATGACGGGAAGACTCGCCGGGAAAAAGGCGCTGCTGACAGCGGCGGCGCAGGGGATCGGCCAGGCATCCGCAAGGGCATTCGCGGCCGAAGGCGCCGATGTCCTCGCGACCGATATCAACGCGGGAGCGCTTGCGGAACTCAACGGACTCGACGGCATCACGACCCGCATTCTGGACGTCACGGATGCCGACGCCATTACCGCGCTGGCCGCCGAATACGGCGCGCCGGACATCCTGTTCAATGTCGCCGGTATCGTGCCGCACGGCACCATTCTGGAATGCGGCGACGCGGAATGGAACGCCTCGTTCGATATCAACGTCCGGGCGGCATACCGGATGATCCGGGCGTTCCTGCCTGCCATGCTGGAGAACGGCGGCGGGTCGATCATCAACATGTCGTCGGTCTGCTCCTCCCTGAAGGGATTGCCCAACCGATTCGCCTATGGCGCGACCAAGGCCGCGGTCATCGGTCTGACCAAATCCGTTGCCGCCGACTATATCCGCCGGGGTATCCGCTGCAATGCCATCTGTCCCGGTACGATCCAGACACCGTCGCTCGATGACCGCATTAATGCGTTCGATGACCCGGAGGCGGCGCGAAAGGATTTTGTCGCGCGCCAGCCACTGGGCCGCCTGGGCACGGCGGCGGAGATCGCCGCGATGGCAGTCTATCTCGCGGGCGACGAATCCCGCTATACGACCGGCACGGCGATGATCGTCGATGGCGGGCTTACCCTGTAA
- a CDS encoding acyl carrier protein: MSDVAERVKKIVIEHLGVDEAKVTDNASFIDDLGADSLDTVELVMAFEEEFGCEIPDDAAEKIQTVQDAITFLSEHADS, encoded by the coding sequence ATGAGCGACGTTGCGGAGCGGGTTAAGAAAATCGTTATCGAGCATCTCGGCGTGGACGAGGCGAAGGTAACCGATAATGCCAGTTTTATTGACGATCTCGGCGCGGACAGCCTGGATACCGTTGAACTGGTGATGGCTTTTGAAGAAGAGTTCGGGTGCGAAATTCCTGACGACGCCGCGGAAAAGATCCAGACAGTCCAGGATGCGATCACCTTTTTGTCCGAACACGCCGATTCCTGA
- a CDS encoding glycosyltransferase produces the protein MKVAFITWHFPPINTIAAVRTGKFARYLHRNGYDIRVITSGIGDPDRTQTIEIPQEKILNTGWIDIDRYIHPLSKTHGRILNSNNIQTSNSPQGMNSGIKALRKTIAANYNNFFFFPDRFIGWIPKAVKPSNDLLRQWKPNLIYVSGPPFSAFLLAFYLSRKHGIPWVAEYRDRWVDDPYRELPDWRHITDNWLETRVLKSAAAIVSVSEPWVTFFEKKFNLPVTLAMNGFDPAQIGTIPTPLPKPEEPLRILHMGSIYSGKRDPSPLFQAIAQSQLTPDQVRVVFFGTNIESMAPIAEKYGVSDFIDIMGRVGYEESLEIQKAADILLLLQWNNIREQGNVPAKLFEYLAVRRPILGIGLNDGVPARIIRERSAGLFSNDPGEIAQQLSEWVSIKKNSGFIPNLPESVHRGFSRDQQFDALRDTLQKVATPALKPTANNVSIHQKSHTTPPSVPYNIPTNEEFLKKPTLCVIVDTEEEFNWNAPFSRHEHGVNSIKNQYLAQDIFSRYGVKPTYLADFPVLDNAEAVQYLKHLKDENQCEIGVQIHPWTNPPFEEELNVKNSFLCNLSPELITKKIEIITDKFADGFQYFPTVFKAGRYGINKECFGLIRKFGYEVDTSVVPHTSYAREGGPDFTRYPDSSFWLDDEKNFLELPLTRGYSGLLRTTASARHISAYIDAQNVLTRKIPGFFARGTLLERITLTPEGIDHNAHRRLMTNLLKDGRKLFCFSYHSASLLPGSTPYVQTKHDLEVLLRRIEQFLKYFQEELGGQFVTPHQAADLLRNAVK, from the coding sequence ATGAAGGTTGCTTTTATTACATGGCATTTCCCACCCATCAATACTATCGCCGCCGTACGAACGGGAAAATTTGCAAGGTATTTACATCGGAACGGATACGACATACGTGTCATTACGTCCGGCATAGGCGACCCGGACCGCACACAAACTATTGAAATACCTCAAGAAAAAATTCTCAATACGGGATGGATCGATATTGACCGGTATATCCATCCTTTGTCAAAAACCCATGGACGCATTCTGAATAGTAACAACATCCAGACGTCGAACTCTCCTCAAGGCATGAATAGCGGAATCAAGGCACTCCGCAAAACTATAGCAGCAAACTATAATAATTTTTTCTTTTTTCCGGACAGGTTTATCGGCTGGATTCCGAAGGCCGTGAAGCCGTCGAACGATCTGCTTCGCCAATGGAAGCCGAATCTTATTTATGTCAGTGGACCGCCATTTTCGGCATTTTTACTCGCCTTTTATCTGAGCCGGAAACACGGGATTCCATGGGTCGCCGAATATCGGGATCGTTGGGTGGACGATCCCTATCGCGAATTACCCGATTGGCGCCATATCACCGATAACTGGTTGGAAACCAGAGTACTGAAAAGCGCAGCGGCAATCGTCAGCGTTTCAGAGCCCTGGGTTACTTTTTTTGAAAAGAAATTCAACCTGCCCGTTACACTTGCAATGAACGGTTTCGACCCGGCGCAAATAGGTACGATACCGACTCCCCTTCCTAAACCGGAAGAGCCGCTACGTATTCTGCACATGGGCTCCATATATTCTGGAAAACGTGATCCATCGCCACTTTTTCAAGCTATTGCCCAGTCTCAACTGACACCTGATCAGGTTCGAGTTGTTTTCTTTGGAACGAATATCGAAAGTATGGCGCCAATTGCCGAAAAATACGGTGTTTCCGATTTTATCGACATCATGGGTCGCGTTGGATATGAAGAATCTCTCGAAATACAAAAAGCGGCCGATATCCTTCTGCTCCTGCAATGGAATAATATTCGCGAGCAAGGCAATGTTCCGGCCAAATTATTCGAATACCTCGCCGTTCGGCGTCCCATATTGGGAATAGGACTGAACGACGGCGTTCCCGCGCGAATTATCAGAGAGAGATCTGCCGGGTTGTTTTCCAATGACCCTGGAGAAATTGCACAACAACTATCTGAATGGGTATCTATAAAGAAAAATTCAGGTTTTATTCCGAATCTGCCTGAATCGGTTCATCGGGGATTTTCCCGGGATCAGCAGTTTGACGCCCTGCGCGATACCCTACAAAAGGTTGCGACGCCAGCCTTGAAACCGACGGCTAACAACGTTTCAATTCATCAGAAAAGCCATACCACGCCGCCGTCGGTTCCGTACAACATTCCTACGAATGAAGAATTTCTAAAAAAGCCGACGCTCTGCGTTATTGTGGATACTGAAGAGGAATTCAATTGGAATGCTCCATTCAGCAGGCATGAACACGGCGTAAACTCCATAAAAAATCAATACCTAGCGCAAGATATTTTTTCAAGGTATGGAGTAAAGCCTACGTATCTGGCAGATTTTCCAGTACTCGACAATGCAGAAGCCGTTCAGTATCTGAAACATTTGAAGGACGAAAACCAATGTGAAATTGGTGTACAGATTCATCCCTGGACGAATCCTCCGTTCGAGGAAGAACTGAACGTAAAAAATTCCTTTTTGTGCAATCTTTCCCCCGAACTCATTACAAAAAAAATCGAAATAATTACGGATAAATTTGCCGATGGATTCCAATATTTTCCAACTGTTTTCAAGGCTGGCCGATATGGAATAAATAAAGAATGTTTTGGATTAATCAGAAAATTTGGCTATGAAGTAGACACCAGCGTCGTTCCTCATACATCCTATGCTAGGGAAGGCGGCCCCGACTTTACACGATATCCTGACTCTTCATTTTGGCTGGATGATGAGAAGAATTTTCTGGAGCTTCCCTTAACCAGGGGTTATTCTGGGCTGTTAAGAACGACTGCATCTGCCCGGCACATATCCGCTTACATTGATGCTCAAAATGTGCTGACACGCAAGATACCTGGTTTTTTCGCGCGCGGAACTCTTCTGGAGCGCATCACCCTTACACCCGAGGGGATCGACCATAATGCCCACAGAAGATTGATGACTAATTTGCTCAAAGACGGCCGAAAGCTTTTCTGTTTCTCGTATCATAGTGCGTCACTGCTTCCTGGAAGTACACCTTATGTGCAAACCAAGCACGACCTGGAAGTTCTTCTTCGCCGAATTGAACAGTTTTTAAAGTATTTTCAGGAAGAACTGGGCGGTCAGTTCGTGACGCCGCATCAGGCCGCAGATCTGCTGAGAAACGCCGTCAAGTAG
- a CDS encoding IlvD/Edd family dehydratase, which translates to MATTKRQTPLRSRSWFDNPENPGMTALYIERYLNYGITREELQSGMPIIGIAQTGSDLAPCNRIHVDLADRMKHGIRAAGGVPFEFPVHPIQETGKRPTAGLDRNLAYLGIVEVLHGYPLDGVVLTTGCDKTTPACIMAAATADIPAIVLSGGPMLDGHWEGTLAGSGTIVWKAREMLAAGEIDYDGFMDMVTASAPSLGHCNTMGTALSMNSLAEALGMSLPGCASIPAPYRERGQMAYATGKRIVDMVWEDLTPSKIMTKEAFHNAIVVNSAIGGSTNCPIHINAIARHIGVDLDIEEWQTTGHDIPLLVNCQPAGEFLGEGYHLAGGVPAVCSELMKGGKLKLDAMTVTGKTIGENYKDAKVLDSRVIYPFDKPMMEEAGFIVVSGNLFDSALMKTSVISREFRAKYLSTPGSENRFEGRAIVFEGPEDYHDRINDPSLNIDDTCMLFIRGCGPVGYPGSAEVVNMLPPDALVKSGTPELPCIGDGRQSGTSASPSILNASPEAAVGGGLAILKTNDIVCIDLNKRRVDIVISDEELKQRQDNLVLPELKHQTPWQEIYRSMVGQMSSGACLELATAYHGVGANTPRHSH; encoded by the coding sequence ATGGCAACCACGAAACGGCAAACTCCGCTGCGCAGTCGCTCATGGTTCGACAATCCCGAAAATCCCGGTATGACCGCGTTGTATATCGAGCGATACCTGAATTACGGCATCACCCGCGAAGAACTGCAGTCCGGCATGCCGATTATCGGCATTGCCCAGACCGGCAGCGATCTCGCCCCCTGCAATCGTATCCATGTCGATCTGGCGGATCGGATGAAACACGGAATCCGTGCCGCCGGCGGCGTACCCTTTGAATTTCCGGTTCACCCAATCCAGGAAACCGGCAAGCGGCCGACCGCGGGTCTCGACCGGAACCTCGCCTATCTCGGCATTGTCGAGGTTCTGCATGGCTACCCGCTGGACGGGGTCGTACTGACAACCGGCTGCGACAAGACCACCCCGGCCTGCATCATGGCGGCGGCAACGGCGGATATTCCGGCCATCGTGCTGTCCGGCGGCCCCATGCTGGACGGTCACTGGGAAGGCACGCTGGCGGGTTCCGGCACCATCGTCTGGAAGGCCCGCGAGATGCTGGCCGCCGGCGAAATCGACTATGACGGCTTCATGGACATGGTGACGGCGTCCGCGCCGAGCCTCGGCCATTGCAACACCATGGGAACGGCCCTGTCGATGAATTCGCTGGCCGAGGCGCTGGGCATGTCCCTGCCGGGCTGCGCCAGCATTCCGGCCCCCTACCGGGAACGCGGACAGATGGCCTATGCAACGGGCAAGCGCATTGTCGACATGGTATGGGAAGACCTCACCCCGTCGAAAATCATGACGAAGGAAGCCTTCCATAACGCTATCGTCGTGAATTCCGCCATCGGCGGATCGACCAATTGCCCGATCCACATCAACGCGATCGCCCGCCATATCGGCGTCGACCTCGATATCGAGGAATGGCAAACCACCGGGCATGACATCCCGCTGCTGGTCAATTGCCAGCCGGCCGGCGAATTCCTCGGCGAGGGATACCATCTTGCCGGCGGCGTGCCGGCCGTCTGTTCGGAACTGATGAAGGGCGGCAAGCTCAAGCTCGACGCCATGACCGTTACGGGCAAGACAATCGGCGAAAACTACAAGGACGCCAAAGTCCTGGACAGCCGGGTCATCTACCCGTTCGACAAACCGATGATGGAGGAAGCCGGGTTCATCGTCGTCAGCGGTAACCTGTTCGATTCGGCGCTGATGAAGACATCCGTCATCAGCAGGGAATTCCGCGCCAAATACCTGTCAACGCCCGGCAGCGAGAACCGGTTCGAAGGACGGGCCATCGTCTTTGAAGGACCCGAGGATTACCACGACCGGATCAACGACCCATCCCTGAATATCGACGATACCTGCATGCTGTTCATTCGCGGCTGCGGCCCGGTGGGATATCCGGGATCCGCCGAAGTGGTGAACATGCTGCCGCCGGATGCGCTGGTGAAATCCGGCACGCCGGAACTGCCCTGTATCGGCGATGGCCGGCAGAGCGGCACCTCGGCCAGCCCGTCTATCCTGAACGCTTCGCCGGAGGCGGCTGTCGGCGGCGGCCTCGCCATCCTGAAAACCAACGATATCGTCTGCATCGACCTGAACAAGCGGCGGGTCGATATCGTCATTTCGGACGAAGAACTGAAACAGCGCCAGGACAACCTCGTCCTGCCGGAACTGAAACACCAGACGCCGTGGCAGGAAATCTACCGTTCCATGGTCGGACAGATGTCCAGCGGCGCGTGCCTGGAACTCGCCACGGCCTATCATGGCGTCGGGGCCAATACCCCGCGCCACTCGCATTAG
- a CDS encoding TauD/TfdA family dioxygenase: protein MALEINRLSDILGAEIIGADLRRWDDDAQFHAIHRALLDHGIVVLRDQDIEPADQVAFSRRFGPLIRHDMEQYCLPDFPEIFLVSNRRNADDEYIGMPDAGRDWHSDMMFKEKPSMGSLLRALEIPPEGGDTLFANLTAAHEALDDGMKARIAGLKAWHRYKRSTETAKQEFAVSLNAEQRARSQGVLHPIVRTHPETGRKSIYISVRSITGIEGMDQSESMPLLAALNEHCARPEFVYRHKWRLHDIVFWDNRCTNHLAEPYDQRFSRHMHRTTVEGDRPV, encoded by the coding sequence ATGGCGCTGGAAATCAATCGGCTCTCGGACATTCTCGGGGCGGAAATCATTGGCGCGGATCTGCGACGCTGGGATGACGACGCGCAGTTTCACGCCATTCACCGGGCATTGCTGGATCACGGGATCGTCGTGCTGCGCGATCAGGATATCGAACCGGCGGATCAGGTGGCGTTCAGCCGAAGATTCGGACCGCTGATCCGCCATGACATGGAACAGTACTGCCTGCCGGATTTTCCGGAAATTTTCCTGGTATCCAACCGGCGTAATGCGGATGACGAATATATCGGCATGCCGGATGCCGGGCGGGACTGGCATTCGGACATGATGTTCAAGGAAAAGCCGAGCATGGGCTCGCTGCTGCGCGCGCTGGAAATTCCGCCGGAGGGCGGCGATACCCTGTTCGCGAACCTGACCGCCGCCCATGAGGCGCTGGATGACGGCATGAAGGCGCGGATCGCCGGATTGAAGGCATGGCACCGATACAAGCGCAGCACCGAGACGGCGAAGCAGGAATTCGCCGTCTCCCTGAATGCGGAGCAGCGGGCGCGGTCGCAAGGCGTGCTGCATCCGATTGTCCGGACGCATCCGGAAACCGGGCGAAAATCGATCTATATCAGTGTCCGTTCGATCACCGGGATCGAGGGGATGGATCAATCAGAAAGCATGCCGCTGCTGGCGGCCCTCAATGAACATTGCGCGCGGCCGGAATTTGTCTACCGGCACAAATGGCGCCTGCACGACATTGTCTTCTGGGACAACCGCTGCACCAACCATCTGGCGGAACCCTACGACCAGCGGTTTTCCCGGCACATGCACCGGACCACGGTGGAGGGCGACCGGCCGGTGTGA
- the fabG gene encoding 3-oxoacyl-[acyl-carrier-protein] reductase: MFDLTGKKALVTGASGGIGGEIARALHAAGADVALSGTRRDALESLAGELGERAFVTPADLSDSDGAGQLVKDAEAALGQIDILVNNAGLTRDGLAMRMKDEDWQTVLDVNLSAAFRLSRAVLRGMMRNRWGRIIGITSIVGVTGNAGQANYAASKAGLIGMSKSLAQEVASRGITVNCIAPGFIETAMTGALSGQQRESLAGTIPAGRFGAVADIAAGTVYLASEEAAYVTGQTLHINGGMAMI, encoded by the coding sequence ATGTTCGATCTGACGGGAAAGAAGGCGCTGGTCACAGGTGCATCCGGCGGTATCGGCGGTGAGATCGCCCGCGCGTTGCACGCCGCCGGCGCCGACGTCGCCCTCTCCGGGACCCGTCGCGACGCACTGGAATCGCTTGCCGGCGAACTGGGCGAACGCGCCTTCGTAACGCCGGCCGATCTGAGCGACAGCGATGGCGCCGGTCAGCTGGTAAAAGACGCCGAGGCGGCGCTGGGTCAGATCGACATTCTGGTCAATAATGCCGGCCTGACCCGGGACGGGCTGGCCATGCGCATGAAGGATGAGGACTGGCAGACCGTACTGGATGTCAACCTGAGCGCGGCATTCCGGCTGAGCCGCGCGGTTTTGCGCGGCATGATGCGCAACCGGTGGGGCCGGATTATCGGCATTACCTCGATTGTCGGGGTAACGGGCAACGCCGGGCAGGCCAATTACGCCGCCTCCAAGGCCGGTCTGATCGGCATGTCCAAATCGCTGGCGCAGGAAGTCGCCAGCCGCGGGATTACGGTGAACTGCATCGCCCCGGGCTTTATCGAGACCGCCATGACCGGGGCGCTGAGCGGGCAGCAGCGCGAATCGCTGGCCGGGACAATCCCGGCCGGACGCTTCGGCGCCGTCGCGGACATCGCGGCCGGAACGGTTTATCTGGCCAGCGAGGAAGCCGCCTATGTCACTGGCCAGACATTACATATCAATGGCGGGATGGCGATGATATGA
- a CDS encoding D-2-hydroxyacid dehydrogenase translates to MPKKLHLHLESLSAKSSHMHLTPEVWESAAARHPELAAKLDVTFGWDGKDFAKHAGSADILFGSDFPRERLSDVAPKLKWINVPAAGTENFMPFDWLPEGIAFTNNSGNHHQRAIEFGAMALMALHNRLPEVVTNQRNRDWNRIFSTVASDKVVVILGFGSLGSGVGKAAKMFGMHVIGVTRSGRPSEFADEMYRTAALRDHLPRADFLVVASPVTPETRGLIGAAELDLMKPGAGVVNIGRAPIMDYGALRERLESGHIGGAILDVFDPEPLAVDSPLWTTPNLIVTPHNSTDDVEQYIPRTIDMFFANLARFIDGKPLENQVDRELGYWVRE, encoded by the coding sequence ATGCCGAAAAAACTGCATCTGCATCTTGAGAGCCTTTCGGCGAAATCGTCGCATATGCACCTCACCCCGGAAGTCTGGGAGAGTGCCGCCGCGCGGCATCCGGAACTGGCGGCGAAGCTGGATGTGACATTCGGCTGGGACGGCAAGGACTTTGCGAAACATGCAGGAAGCGCTGATATCCTGTTCGGATCCGATTTCCCGCGCGAGAGGCTGAGCGACGTCGCGCCGAAGCTGAAATGGATCAATGTGCCGGCGGCGGGCACGGAGAACTTCATGCCCTTCGACTGGCTGCCCGAAGGGATCGCCTTCACGAACAACAGCGGCAATCACCATCAGCGCGCCATCGAATTCGGCGCCATGGCGCTGATGGCGCTGCATAACCGGCTGCCGGAGGTTGTCACCAACCAGCGCAATCGCGACTGGAACCGTATCTTCAGTACCGTGGCGTCGGACAAGGTCGTTGTTATCCTGGGATTCGGCAGCCTGGGTTCCGGCGTCGGCAAGGCGGCGAAGATGTTCGGCATGCATGTCATTGGCGTCACCCGCAGCGGCCGGCCCAGTGAATTTGCCGATGAAATGTACCGGACAGCGGCGTTGCGGGACCATCTGCCCCGTGCCGATTTCCTGGTCGTCGCCTCGCCGGTCACGCCGGAAACGCGCGGACTTATCGGGGCGGCGGAACTCGACCTGATGAAGCCGGGGGCGGGGGTCGTCAATATCGGGCGGGCGCCGATCATGGATTACGGGGCGCTGCGCGAACGGCTGGAATCTGGCCATATCGGCGGCGCCATACTGGACGTGTTCGATCCCGAACCGCTGGCGGTGGACTCGCCGCTGTGGACAACGCCGAACCTGATCGTCACGCCGCATAATTCGACCGACGACGTGGAACAGTATATTCCCCGGACCATCGACATGTTCTTCGCCAATCTGGCGCGGTTTATCGACGGAAAACCGCTGGAAAACCAGGTTGACCGGGAACTCGGATACTGGGTCAGGGAATAG
- the gltA gene encoding citrate synthase, with the protein MSDKAKGALGNEYVTLTDHSTGETYDFPLMPGTVGPKVIDVRPLYGQTGHFTYDPGFTSTGACESKITYIDGDVGILMHRGYAIEDLAANCDFLEVCYLLLNGELPNAAEKKSFDMTITNHTMVHEQLHNFYRGFRRDAHPMAVLCGVAGALSAFYHDSTDINDPHQRMIATHRLIAKMPTIAAMAYKYSIGQPFVYPRNDMGYAENFLHMMFAVPAEEYKVSPTVSDAMEKILILHADHEQNASTSTVRTAGSSGANPFACIAAGIASLWGPAHGGANEAVLIMLNEIGSKDNVGSVIKRVKDPDDNFKLMGFGHRVYKNHDPRARVLMKSAHDVLDELGIKDEPLLDIAMELERIALEDDYFIKRKLFPNVDFYSGIILKALGFPTSMFTVLFAVARTVGWIAQWKEMIEDPSQKISRPRQLYTGHTDRKFVPIGKR; encoded by the coding sequence ATGAGCGATAAAGCGAAGGGTGCACTCGGAAACGAGTATGTGACACTGACAGACCACAGTACGGGTGAAACATACGACTTTCCGTTGATGCCCGGTACCGTGGGACCGAAAGTGATCGACGTACGCCCGCTGTACGGCCAGACCGGACACTTCACCTATGATCCGGGATTCACCTCCACCGGCGCCTGCGAGTCGAAGATCACCTACATCGACGGCGACGTAGGCATCCTGATGCATCGCGGTTACGCGATCGAGGACCTGGCGGCGAATTGCGATTTCCTGGAAGTCTGTTACCTCCTGCTCAACGGCGAACTGCCGAACGCCGCAGAAAAAAAGAGCTTCGACATGACCATCACCAACCACACGATGGTGCATGAACAACTCCACAACTTCTATCGCGGGTTCCGGCGCGATGCGCACCCCATGGCCGTCCTGTGCGGCGTCGCCGGCGCCTTATCCGCCTTCTACCACGACTCCACCGACATCAACGACCCGCACCAGCGCATGATCGCCACCCACCGGCTGATCGCCAAGATGCCGACCATCGCGGCCATGGCCTACAAGTATTCCATCGGCCAGCCCTTCGTGTATCCGCGCAACGACATGGGATATGCCGAGAACTTCCTGCACATGATGTTCGCGGTCCCGGCGGAGGAATACAAGGTCAGCCCGACCGTCTCCGACGCCATGGAAAAAATCCTGATCCTGCACGCGGATCACGAACAGAATGCGTCAACCTCCACGGTGCGCACCGCAGGCTCCTCCGGCGCCAATCCGTTCGCCTGCATCGCAGCGGGCATCGCATCGTTGTGGGGTCCGGCGCATGGCGGCGCCAACGAGGCCGTTCTGATCATGCTCAACGAGATCGGCAGCAAGGATAACGTCGGCTCGGTCATTAAGCGCGTGAAGGATCCGGACGACAATTTCAAGCTCATGGGCTTCGGCCACCGGGTCTACAAGAACCACGACCCGCGCGCCCGGGTGCTGATGAAATCCGCGCATGACGTGCTGGACGAACTGGGCATCAAGGACGAACCGCTGCTCGACATCGCCATGGAACTGGAACGGATCGCCCTGGAGGACGATTATTTCATCAAGCGCAAGCTGTTCCCGAACGTGGATTTTTATTCCGGCATCATCCTGAAGGCGCTGGGATTCCCGACATCGATGTTCACCGTGCTGTTCGCCGTGGCGCGGACAGTGGGCTGGATTGCCCAGTGGAAGGAAATGATCGAGGACCCGTCCCAGAAGATCTCGCGGCCGCGGCAACTCTACACGGGCCACACCGATCGCAAGTTCGTACCGATCGGGAAGCGCTAG